The Kribbella shirazensis genomic interval ACGCGCGGGCGATCGCGACACGCTGCTGCTCACCGCCGGACAGCTCGTCCGGGAGCCGGTCCTCCTTGCCGTCCAGACCGACCAGCTCGAGAACCTCGGGGACCGTCTTGCGGATGTGCGAGCGCGGCTTGCCGATCACCTGCAGGGCGAAGGCGACGTTCTCCGCGACGGTCTTGTTCGGCAGCAGCCGGAAGTCCTGGAACACCGTGCCGATCTGGCGGCGCATCTGCGGGATCCGCCAGCTCGCCAGCCGGTTCAGGTCCTTGCCAGCCACCATGATGTGACCCTTGGACGTCCGGTGCTCACGCAGGACCAGGCGGAGGAACGTCGACTTGCCGGACCCGGAGGTGCCGACCAGGAAGACGAACTCGCCCTTCTCGATCTCGACGTTGACGTTCAGCAGAGCGGCCTTGGACTGGCCCTCGTACGTCTTGGACACATTCTCGAAGCGGATCACGGGATCATCCGGCCGTGGTCGGGAACAGGGAG includes:
- the ftsE gene encoding cell division ATP-binding protein FtsE gives rise to the protein MIRFENVSKTYEGQSKAALLNVNVEIEKGEFVFLVGTSGSGKSTFLRLVLREHRTSKGHIMVAGKDLNRLASWRIPQMRRQIGTVFQDFRLLPNKTVAENVAFALQVIGKPRSHIRKTVPEVLELVGLDGKEDRLPDELSGGEQQRVAIARAFVNRPMILIADEPTGNLDPGTSVGIMKLLDRINRTGTTVVMATHDVSIVDQMRKRVIELENGHVVRDESRGVYGYQH